One genomic segment of bacterium includes these proteins:
- a CDS encoding HD-GYP domain-containing protein, producing MADRSALKFIPISIQTIKNDSIKSFDLFIKTKTGRLVLYSSREELFTQEVHDTLLANGISVLYINEKDKDAYNAYLAENLAGILSDPEYSNSDKAEFAYLSISNIARALFEKPSEQLITSYKMAIAATMDFVLSENDAVSNLIQLTEFDQSTYNHSINVGIFATGLSKAIFSGDPDLNMAEIAAGFFLHDIGKCEIPLTILRKPGRLTHAEWNIIKTHPVKGHEILTKFNHITPESRLIVLQHHERNDGKGYPRGLKGEMIHVYSKICSIADVFEALVAERPYKKQLSFYYALNTMKSEMKNEFDPEFFKQFVLLFSESRYS from the coding sequence ATGGCTGATCGTTCGGCGCTCAAGTTTATCCCCATTTCGATTCAAACGATTAAAAACGACTCCATAAAATCGTTTGATCTTTTCATTAAAACTAAAACCGGCAGGTTGGTTCTCTACAGCTCCCGTGAGGAATTATTTACCCAGGAGGTTCATGACACCCTCCTCGCAAACGGCATTTCGGTTCTTTATATCAATGAAAAGGATAAAGATGCATACAACGCATATCTTGCGGAAAATCTCGCGGGTATCCTCAGCGATCCTGAATATTCAAACAGCGATAAAGCCGAATTCGCTTACCTTTCCATATCGAATATAGCGCGGGCGTTGTTTGAAAAACCTTCCGAACAGCTGATCACCTCTTATAAGATGGCTATCGCGGCGACCATGGATTTTGTTCTGAGCGAGAATGATGCTGTAAGCAATCTCATTCAATTGACCGAATTTGACCAATCCACATACAATCACTCCATCAACGTCGGTATTTTTGCCACCGGTCTTTCAAAGGCAATTTTCTCCGGCGATCCCGACCTGAACATGGCTGAAATTGCAGCCGGATTTTTCCTTCATGATATCGGAAAATGTGAAATTCCCCTCACTATACTGAGAAAACCGGGCCGCCTCACCCACGCCGAATGGAACATCATTAAAACACATCCTGTCAAAGGGCACGAAATCCTCACAAAATTCAACCACATTACACCCGAATCACGGCTCATCGTTCTCCAGCATCACGAGCGCAATGACGGGAAAGGATACCCCCGCGGTCTCAAGGGGGAGATGATTCACGTCTACAGTAAAATATGCAGTATCGCCGATGTATTTGAAGCCCTCGTCGCCGAACGTCCCTACAAAAAACAGCTCTCGTTTTATTATGCACTCAATACCATGAAAAGCGAGATGAAAAACGAATTCGATCCCGAATTTTTCAAACAATTCGTTCTGCTCTTCAGCGAATCCAGATACTCATAA
- a CDS encoding glycoside hydrolase, whose amino-acid sequence MRKFFRITSIAAVCIAAAAVILPGFTATAGAQQPDAEILSTAVVCKEPGRYIGWPSVARTKNGDLVAVFSGDRDEHVCPWGKTEMVRSADGGETWSAPVTVNNTPLDDRDAGVIVTAKGTILVSWFTSLAFDDSAYKKHYPASVIESWKRHAEKLSPEIRKQWLGCWVRRSEDGGATWGDPIRVAVNSPHGPIQLRDGRILYVGKTLWAKPEALDVIESRDDGVSWTKIGTIPLPPGGSIDHCHELHAVENGDGTILAMIRYQPQNRDDWIMRQSVSKDGGRTWSTPESTGIWGLPPHLIQLRDGRLVVVYGYRKEPFGERACISRDGGKTWDIDHIIELTGAPNGDLGYPASTELGDGSIFTVYYQIDRAGEKTCLMGTHWRAR is encoded by the coding sequence TTGAGAAAATTCTTCAGGATTACATCGATTGCGGCGGTATGTATTGCAGCCGCAGCCGTGATTTTACCGGGATTTACGGCAACCGCAGGAGCACAGCAGCCGGACGCCGAAATCCTCTCGACCGCGGTTGTCTGTAAGGAGCCGGGGCGTTACATCGGCTGGCCGTCGGTCGCACGGACGAAGAACGGGGATCTCGTCGCCGTATTTTCCGGAGACCGTGACGAACATGTATGTCCCTGGGGCAAGACAGAGATGGTTCGCAGCGCCGACGGCGGGGAAACGTGGTCGGCGCCGGTTACGGTCAACAATACTCCCCTCGACGACCGTGACGCCGGTGTCATCGTGACGGCGAAGGGAACGATCCTCGTATCGTGGTTCACCTCGCTTGCGTTCGACGATTCAGCCTATAAAAAGCACTATCCCGCATCGGTCATCGAAAGCTGGAAACGTCACGCCGAAAAGCTCAGCCCGGAAATCCGGAAGCAGTGGCTCGGCTGCTGGGTGAGGCGCTCGGAGGACGGCGGCGCGACATGGGGCGATCCCATACGGGTGGCGGTCAACTCTCCCCATGGGCCCATACAGCTCCGGGACGGCCGTATTCTCTATGTCGGCAAGACGCTCTGGGCAAAGCCGGAAGCGCTCGATGTGATAGAATCACGTGATGACGGGGTGTCATGGACAAAGATCGGCACCATCCCTCTTCCTCCCGGAGGAAGCATCGATCACTGCCACGAGCTGCACGCTGTCGAAAACGGGGACGGTACTATCCTTGCCATGATACGGTACCAGCCGCAAAACCGTGACGACTGGATCATGCGCCAGAGCGTGTCGAAGGACGGCGGCAGGACATGGTCGACGCCCGAATCGACTGGTATCTGGGGTCTTCCGCCGCACCTCATACAGCTTCGTGACGGCAGGCTCGTCGTCGTGTACGGATACCGGAAGGAACCCTTCGGGGAGCGTGCCTGCATATCCCGTGACGGCGGAAAGACATGGGATATCGACCATATCATCGAGCTTACGGGAGCGCCGAACGGCGACCTCGGGTATCCGGCATCGACCGAGCTGGGGGACGGCTCCATTTTCACGGTCTATTACCAGATCGACAGGGCAGGGGAGAAGACCTGCCTCATGGGGACGCACTGGAGGGCGAGGTAG